From a single Clostridium isatidis genomic region:
- the dhaL gene encoding dihydroxyacetone kinase subunit DhaL produces MSINGKKVIEILNKIADVIDNNKAFLSELDAAIGDGDHGINMSKGLFAVREKLRDNEGKNIGDILKITGMALVSNVGGASGPLYGTAFMKAAMAVNGKEEIDIKDFKNILEEALKGIKMRGKGQAGEKTMIDALEPALNVLSKAIEEGLSSKECLYKAKEAAREGVEYTKTIAATKGRASYLGERSIGHQDPGATSSYLILDTIYKEI; encoded by the coding sequence ATGAGTATAAATGGGAAAAAAGTTATAGAGATATTAAATAAAATTGCTGATGTAATTGATAATAATAAGGCATTTTTATCAGAATTAGATGCAGCTATAGGTGATGGAGACCATGGCATAAATATGAGTAAGGGTTTGTTTGCAGTAAGAGAAAAGTTAAGAGATAATGAAGGGAAAAATATAGGCGACATATTAAAAATTACTGGTATGGCTCTTGTTAGCAATGTTGGAGGAGCATCAGGTCCCCTATATGGAACAGCTTTTATGAAGGCAGCTATGGCTGTAAATGGAAAAGAAGAAATAGATATTAAGGATTTTAAAAATATCTTGGAAGAAGCCTTGAAAGGTATAAAAATGAGAGGAAAAGGACAAGCTGGAGAAAAAACTATGATAGATGCTTTAGAACCAGCCTTAAATGTCTTGTCAAAGGCTATAGAAGAAGGATTAAGCAGTAAGGAATGTCTTTATAAGGCAAAGGAAGCCGCTAGAGAAGGAGTTGAATACACTAAAACTATTGCGGCTACAAAGGGAAGAGCAAGTTACTTAGGTGAGAGAAGTATTGGACATCAAGATCCTGGAGCAACATCTAGTTATTTGATATTAGATACCATATACAAGGAAATATAA
- the dhaK gene encoding dihydroxyacetone kinase subunit DhaK → MKKLINKPEYVVEDMIAGMVAAHPEYLRKLDAGNILVRKNAPIKGKVALVSGGGSGHEPSHAGYLGKGMLDGAVAGAVFTSPTPDQVYEAIKAVDSGEGVLLVIKNYTGDVMNFDMAKEMAEMEEIKVESVIVNDDVAVENSTYTAGRRGIAGTVFVHKIAGAKAEKGASLKEVKAVAEKVIDNVRSMGMALSSCIVPAAGKANFSLGEDEVEIGMGIHGEPGTHRETIKTADEITEHLVNRILEDMKPEEGSEVAVMVNGLSGTPLMELYIVNKKVNEILTSKGIKVYKTFVGEFMTSLEMAGCSVSILKLDDELKELLDAPADTPALKLL, encoded by the coding sequence ATGAAAAAACTGATTAACAAGCCTGAATATGTTGTTGAGGATATGATAGCTGGTATGGTGGCTGCTCATCCAGAATATTTAAGGAAGCTTGATGCAGGCAATATTTTAGTTCGCAAGAATGCACCAATTAAGGGTAAGGTTGCTCTAGTTAGTGGTGGAGGAAGTGGACATGAACCTTCCCATGCAGGTTATTTAGGTAAGGGGATGCTAGATGGAGCTGTAGCAGGAGCAGTATTTACATCACCAACTCCAGATCAAGTTTATGAAGCTATAAAAGCAGTTGACAGCGGTGAGGGAGTTTTATTAGTAATTAAAAATTATACTGGTGATGTAATGAATTTTGACATGGCAAAAGAAATGGCTGAGATGGAAGAAATAAAGGTTGAAAGTGTAATAGTAAATGATGATGTTGCTGTTGAAAATAGTACTTATACAGCAGGAAGGCGTGGAATTGCAGGAACAGTATTTGTTCATAAAATAGCTGGTGCAAAGGCTGAAAAAGGAGCTTCTTTAAAAGAAGTTAAGGCTGTTGCTGAAAAGGTTATCGATAATGTCCGCAGTATGGGAATGGCACTAAGTTCTTGTATAGTTCCTGCAGCAGGAAAAGCAAACTTTAGCCTAGGAGAAGATGAAGTTGAAATAGGAATGGGAATCCATGGTGAACCAGGAACCCATAGAGAAACTATTAAAACTGCTGATGAAATAACAGAACATCTTGTAAATAGAATATTAGAAGATATGAAGCCAGAGGAAGGTTCTGAAGTTGCAGTTATGGTTAATGGCCTATCAGGAACACCTTTAATGGAACTATATATAGTTAATAAGAAGGTAAATGAAATTTTAACTAGTAAAGGTATTAAAGTTTATAAGACCTTTGTAGGTGAATTTATGACTTCTCTTGAAATGGCAGGCTGTTCAGTATCGATATTAAAATTAGATGATGAATTAAAGGAATTATTAGATGCACCTGCAGATACTCCTGCATTAAAGTTATTATGA
- a CDS encoding dicarboxylate/amino acid:cation symporter, which produces MKKRKLKNYQLVFISLIIGSIFGLILSATGGKDVAWIAYVTDFCSFIGKIFIRLIRMIVVPLVFFSITSAVLELKDLKQLKRIGIKTFLLFSVTSAVAITIGVVLAYIIKPGKGIVIDGIANEINVSELPNIYDTLLDIIPLNIFESFTNGSMLQIIFFSIMLGIAIILLGEQGKKVEQAFKTGANIMYKIIDIIILYIPIGVFGLMTDSMATYGTSVLGTIFKFIFTEYLAAFLQILIIYIPLLIFIAKVNPIKYLKVVFESWLVGFSTCTSMAALPVSMKNAKEKLGIPNEVASFVLPFGATANMDGTGIFFGMIVIFAAQVAGVELSLTQLISLVLEATLLSIGCAAVPQVGLVIGTTMLVSMGLPVEVVGLITGIYRILDQNHTATNVSGDLVVAGCVASLEGSLDRSYYEKDNMVINELEN; this is translated from the coding sequence ATGAAGAAAAGAAAATTAAAAAATTATCAATTAGTTTTTATCAGTCTTATTATAGGTTCTATTTTTGGGCTTATCTTAAGTGCAACAGGGGGTAAGGATGTTGCCTGGATTGCCTATGTAACTGATTTCTGTTCGTTCATTGGAAAAATATTTATAAGATTAATTCGTATGATTGTTGTTCCCCTTGTATTTTTCTCTATTACATCAGCTGTCTTAGAATTAAAGGATCTTAAACAATTAAAGCGTATCGGAATAAAAACCTTTCTATTATTTTCCGTAACTAGCGCAGTTGCAATAACTATCGGTGTAGTATTAGCCTACATTATTAAACCTGGAAAAGGTATTGTCATTGATGGAATAGCAAATGAAATAAACGTCTCTGAATTACCAAACATATATGATACATTACTAGATATAATTCCACTAAATATATTCGAATCCTTTACTAACGGATCTATGTTACAAATCATCTTCTTTTCTATAATGTTAGGAATTGCCATTATTCTTTTAGGGGAGCAGGGCAAGAAAGTCGAACAAGCCTTTAAAACTGGTGCTAATATTATGTATAAGATTATTGATATAATTATCTTATATATACCTATCGGTGTTTTTGGTCTTATGACAGATTCTATGGCTACCTATGGTACCTCAGTTTTAGGAACTATCTTTAAATTTATATTTACTGAATATTTAGCAGCCTTTCTTCAGATACTAATTATTTATATACCTCTGTTAATCTTTATTGCTAAGGTTAATCCTATAAAATATCTTAAAGTTGTCTTTGAATCTTGGCTTGTTGGTTTTAGTACTTGTACTTCAATGGCAGCTTTACCTGTATCAATGAAGAATGCAAAAGAAAAACTAGGAATACCAAATGAAGTGGCAAGCTTTGTTCTTCCTTTTGGAGCAACAGCTAATATGGATGGCACAGGCATCTTCTTTGGTATGATTGTAATTTTTGCCGCACAAGTTGCTGGTGTAGAACTTAGCCTTACGCAATTAATATCATTAGTTCTTGAAGCAACACTTTTATCTATTGGTTGTGCTGCAGTACCTCAAGTTGGTTTGGTTATTGGAACAACTATGCTTGTAAGTATGGGACTACCTGTTGAAGTAGTTGGTCTTATTACAGGTATCTATAGAATTTTAGATCAAAATCACACAGCAACAAATGTTAGTGGTGACTTGGTTGTTGCAGGCTGCGTAGCAAGCCTTGAAGGAAGCCTAGATAGAAGTTATTATGAAAAAGACAATATGGTAATTAATGAATTAGAAAATTAA
- the dhaM gene encoding dihydroxyacetone kinase phosphoryl donor subunit DhaM, translating into MVSMVIVSHSQKIAEGVKELAKQMAPEVSIEAAGGTCDGRLGTDIEKIISAIEKVYSDDGVLILFDLGSAFMNTEIALEMLPEEMRAKVEIIDLPLVEGAISASVECTVGRNLKEIKDNLKNMAMGKIM; encoded by the coding sequence ATGGTTAGCATGGTAATTGTATCACATAGTCAAAAGATAGCAGAAGGGGTTAAGGAACTTGCTAAGCAAATGGCGCCAGAGGTTTCCATTGAGGCAGCTGGCGGAACTTGTGATGGACGTTTGGGAACAGACATAGAAAAAATAATTTCTGCTATAGAAAAGGTTTATTCTGATGATGGAGTGCTTATATTATTTGATTTAGGAAGTGCATTTATGAATACTGAAATAGCTCTAGAAATGCTTCCTGAAGAAATGAGAGCTAAGGTAGAAATTATAGACCTTCCACTAGTTGAAGGAGCAATTTCTGCTTCTGTTGAATGTACAGTGGGAAGAAATCTAAAAGAGATAAAGGATAACTTAAAAAATATGGCAATGGGAAAAATAATGTAA